From Caretta caretta isolate rCarCar2 chromosome 14, rCarCar1.hap1, whole genome shotgun sequence, the proteins below share one genomic window:
- the PSMB8 gene encoding proteasome subunit beta type-8, translating into MALVEVCGAPRGGLDWAPPGAAAAPWGPDHYSFGLRAPELALPRGEQPAQFLQTYSEEGRDRVRIQLAHGTTTLAFKFQHGVVVATDSRASAGSYVADLAYNKVIEINPYLLGTMSGSAADCQYWERLLAKHCRLYALRNKERISVSAASKLLSNMMCEYRGMGLSVGSMICGWDKKGPGLYYVDDKGARLSGPMFSTGSGKPYAYGVMDSGYRPDLSVEEAYDLGRRAISYATHRDAYSGGFVNMYHMKEDGWIRVGRTDVSDLLHQYAEAKQ; encoded by the exons ATGGCGCTGGTCGAGGTGtgcggggccccccgggggggctTGGACTGGGCGCCCCCCGGAGCCGCCGCTGCGCCCTGGGGACCCGATCACTACAGCTTCGGCCTGCGGGCGCCCGAGCTGGCCCTGCCCAGGGGGGAGCAG CCGGCCCAGTTCCTGCAGACGTACTCCGAGGAGGGCCGGGACCGGGTGCGGATCCAGCTGGCCCACGGCACCACGACCCTGGCCTTCAAATTCCAGCACGGGGTCGTCGTGGCCACCGACTCCCGGGCATCGGCTGGCAGCTACGTTG CCGACCTGGCCTACAACAAGGTGATCGAGATCAACCCCTACTTGCTGGGCACCATGTCGGGCAGCGCGGCCGACTGCCAGTACTGGGAGCGCCTCCTCGCCAAGCATTGCAG ACTCTACGCCCTGCGGAACAAGGAGCGGATCAGCGTCTCGGCCGCCTCCAAGCTGCTGTCGAACATGATGTGCGAGTACCGGGGCATGGGGCTGTCCGTGGGCAGCATGATCTGCGGCTGGGACAAGAAG GGCCCCGGCCTGTACTACGTGGATGATAAAGGGGCGCGTCTCTCCGGCCCCATGTTCTCCACGGGCAGCGGGAAGCCCTACGCCTACGGGGTGATGGACAGCGGGTACCGGCCCGACCTGAGCGTGGAGGAGGCCTACGACCTGGGGCGCCGGGCCATCTCCTACGCCACCCACCGCGATGCCTACTCGGGGGGCTTCGTCAACA TGTATCACATGAAGGAGGACGGCTGGATCCGGGTCGGACGGACGGACGTCAGCGACCTGCTGCACCAGTACGCGGAGGCCAAGCAGTGA